GGGCGGCCATCgtgcggctgctgctggagcacgGCGCCGAGCCCAACGTGCGGGCCCGCCTGCCCGAGTGGGCGGCCAACGCGGCGGCCTGCTCAGGCCCGCTGTACCTGGCGGCCGCCTACGGGCACCTGGAGTGCTTccgcctgctgctgctgcacggCGCCGACCCCGACTACAACTGCACCGAGCAGGCCGTGCTGGCGCAGATCCGCGAGCCCAAGACGCTGCTGGAGACGTGCCTGAGGCACGGCTGCCGCGGCGACTTCATCCGCCTGCTCATCGACTTCGGGGCCAACGTGTACCTGCCCGGCGTGCCCGCCGACGGGCCGGCCCCGCGCAgcgaggggctggagctgctgctgcacgcCAGAGGTGACCGGGCTGCGAGCCCGCGGCCGGAACGGGCACGGCTCTTCTCTGATTCCCTCTTCCCAGCGGCCACACCCGGGTGTTCCTTCAGCCGCCGTTCCCCTCGCAGCGTTACTTcgctgtggctgcccctggatccctgcgGGTGTCCAAGGGcaggttggacggggcttggagcagcctgccataggggaaggtgtccttgcccatggaatgagatgagctcaCCGCCGGAGTTTCCCCTCCCTTGTGGGGTTACCCCCTGCTTTTCACCCttgctttcctttctgctgctcagcttgGGCTCTCCTGTGCCACCCAAGTCTAAAATCCTGCACCTCTTTCCATGTGGGGTTGAAGGATTTCTTCTCCATGCCCGGCTCTCATGGGAGCTTGTTCCAGAGTCCATAGCCCCAGCACAGAGGTTGAGTTTTCATAGGATCATGGAATTTTCATAGGATATGgaacggtttgggttggaagggacccaaagATCATTTTGTCCCAATGCTGTCGGGTTTGCTCAGCCCATGTCCCTTTCCTTTGGATAATGCCGGGTTGGAGGGCAGCAGGGTTGTGTGTTTTGAAGGTGACCATGTGATTTTCCTTCCACAgctcatcccaaatccctgctgtcCCAATCCCGGCTGGCCATGAGGCGTCTCCTGAAGCAGCCCGGCTGCTCGGCCACCCTCGGAGAGCTGGAgatccccacagccctggccaaatacctgcagcaccagccgtgatcccagcctgcccagggacacccacTCTGAGCACCCCAGTTAAAACCTGCTCCACCCTGGCAGTGAATCCCTGACATCTGTGGAACGCCCAGGAATTTGTGATCTCAGGTTCATTTTTGCTGCCAGGTGTCTCCAGAAAGCCGTGCCCATGtggagagatgggaagggaagggggagagagaaCAGGAGGTCTCAGCTCCTGGTTTGCAGCAAAGCGAGGATA
This sequence is a window from Haemorhous mexicanus isolate bHaeMex1 chromosome 14, bHaeMex1.pri, whole genome shotgun sequence. Protein-coding genes within it:
- the ASB12 gene encoding ankyrin repeat and SOCS box protein 12, whose protein sequence is MEPTPDEMSLMDINKMFSLLQPRDDEEDSGESEELSRAVCQDDHEALARLLSQDRYRRLIDRRSGWGVPSTPLRLAAARGCVRSLRLLLAHGALVDSLDVKAQTPLFVAVSNGHGECVRLLLEAGASPAGSAYNNCSPLLLAARDGRAAIVRLLLEHGAEPNVRARLPEWAANAAACSGPLYLAAAYGHLECFRLLLLHGADPDYNCTEQAVLAQIREPKTLLETCLRHGCRGDFIRLLIDFGANVYLPGVPADGPAPRSEGLELLLHARAHPKSLLSQSRLAMRRLLKQPGCSATLGELEIPTALAKYLQHQP